Proteins from a genomic interval of Pseudoalteromonas sp. MEBiC 03607:
- a CDS encoding DUF2982 domain-containing protein, with product MDKQAPILRVRAQASRHGIECLLVGGIGLVFIMLINLLRPGEISIIEIFLATSCIAAIFIGFLKTQEPYYSFTFSGKLLIFHHKAGNWQLNRDNFYQSGIPKVHLDLEYLELNAVGIKLNNIDEFLTQLPPRIAGRLLIEQRHLFMQVIKNHCKNGDCPSEWLIEDTEYTAPSGQLYKGLIAMFANRTQHLRQLTGYDLLLPANVLDTDIWQFSADLNRWKLNPNKFINTRLNNEQ from the coding sequence TTGGGGGCATTGGGTTGGTGTTTATTATGTTGATTAACCTGCTTAGGCCTGGTGAGATCAGCATTATCGAAATATTTTTAGCAACAAGTTGTATTGCCGCTATTTTCATTGGCTTTTTAAAGACTCAAGAACCATATTATAGTTTTACTTTTTCTGGGAAATTACTTATTTTTCATCATAAAGCTGGCAATTGGCAGTTGAATCGCGATAATTTTTACCAAAGTGGTATACCAAAAGTGCATCTAGACCTCGAATACCTTGAGTTAAACGCAGTTGGTATTAAACTCAATAATATAGATGAATTTTTAACGCAGCTCCCTCCCAGAATTGCCGGGCGATTATTGATAGAGCAACGTCATTTATTTATGCAAGTTATTAAAAATCATTGCAAAAATGGCGATTGCCCATCAGAATGGCTTATAGAAGACACGGAATACACTGCCCCAAGTGGTCAGCTTTACAAAGGATTGATTGCTATGTTTGCTAATCGCACGCAGCATTTAAGGCAATTGACTGGATATGATTTATTATTGCCTGCCAATGTTCTTGATACTGACATTTGGCAATTTAGTGCAGATTTAAATCGTTGGAAGTTAAACCCAAACAAGTTTATTAATACTCGCTTAAATAATGAGCAGTAG